A genome region from Nitrosopumilus oxyclinae includes the following:
- a CDS encoding DUF6659 family protein — protein MSAKIYDYTKICDSVFTIDPKIRFAGVINERGRLVAGGMKENVEPLESEKDDEMIFMELALRVKMRKEFDKQLGPVNFALASRERALAISVIINDDILYVVSEPDSDYGSLPKKIIEIIHS, from the coding sequence TTGTCTGCAAAAATATATGATTACACAAAAATTTGTGATTCAGTTTTTACAATTGATCCTAAAATTCGATTTGCTGGAGTGATAAATGAACGTGGTCGATTGGTAGCTGGTGGAATGAAGGAAAATGTTGAACCATTAGAAAGTGAAAAAGATGACGAAATGATTTTCATGGAATTGGCATTACGTGTAAAGATGAGAAAAGAGTTTGATAAACAATTGGGTCCTGTCAATTTTGCTTTGGCATCACGAGAACGTGCACTTGCAATTAGTGTAATAATTAATGATGACATTTTGTATGTAGTATCTGAGCCTGATTCTGATTATGGTTCTCTCCCCAAAAAAATTATTGAAATAATTCATTCCTAG
- a CDS encoding asparagine synthase C-terminal domain-containing protein: MEEFSKNLYSALEESCNECKSNLISLSGGLDSSIIAYFLKQRKPKAVAIIADDFVSKDLTYCQMISKEMELPLTIYNVKTEQILEAVEDTIKILKNFNDIEIRNNVVMYLAIKWAKNNGEKSIITGDGADELFAGYSFLINKSEDELESEVKRICSVMHFPTQEIGKSLGITIKSPFLNEKVIQLAEKIPVNLKVREEEGKRQGKWILRKTFEKNIPKQIAWREKSPMQDGSGTAGLTNLFDSIVGEEQFVERKLTVEKTDNVVIRSRESMYYYEIFKKLYGTPADPKSEEKCPYCKHHVGKSKFCRMCGAFPI; this comes from the coding sequence TTGGAAGAGTTTTCAAAGAATCTGTACAGTGCATTAGAAGAGTCATGTAATGAGTGCAAGTCAAACTTAATATCATTATCAGGGGGTTTAGATAGTTCAATTATTGCATATTTTTTAAAACAAAGAAAACCCAAAGCAGTGGCAATAATTGCAGATGATTTTGTTTCAAAAGATTTGACATATTGTCAAATGATTTCAAAAGAAATGGAACTACCACTAACAATTTACAATGTCAAGACAGAGCAAATACTAGAAGCAGTAGAAGACACAATTAAAATTTTAAAAAATTTTAACGATATTGAAATTCGCAATAATGTTGTAATGTATTTAGCAATTAAATGGGCAAAAAACAATGGCGAAAAATCAATAATTACAGGTGATGGTGCAGATGAACTGTTTGCAGGATATAGTTTTCTCATAAACAAATCCGAGGATGAATTAGAAAGTGAAGTTAAGAGAATATGCTCAGTAATGCATTTTCCAACACAGGAAATAGGCAAATCATTAGGGATAACCATAAAATCTCCATTTCTAAATGAAAAAGTGATTCAACTGGCTGAAAAAATTCCAGTTAATCTCAAAGTTAGAGAAGAAGAGGGTAAAAGACAAGGTAAATGGATTTTACGGAAAACTTTTGAAAAAAACATCCCAAAACAAATTGCATGGAGAGAGAAATCACCAATGCAAGATGGATCTGGAACTGCAGGTTTAACCAATCTCTTTGATTCCATAGTGGGTGAAGAGCAATTTGTTGAAAGAAAATTAACTGTAGAAAAAACAGACAATGTCGTAATTAGAAGTAGAGAATCAATGTACTATTATGAAATTTTTAAAAAACTGTACGGTACTCCGGCAGATCCAAAATCAGAAGAAAAATGCCCATACTGTAAACATCATGTCGGTAAATCTAAATTCTGTAGAATGTGTGGAGCATTTCCAATCTAA
- a CDS encoding YHS domain-containing protein, with protein sequence MPVDPVCGIELDEELALIHDHDGKKVYFCCSGCRRIFLKKPRKYKNNI encoded by the coding sequence GTGCCAGTAGATCCTGTGTGTGGAATTGAACTTGATGAAGAATTAGCTTTAATTCATGATCATGATGGAAAAAAAGTCTATTTCTGTTGTTCAGGATGTAGGCGAATTTTCCTCAAAAAGCCCCGAAAATATAAAAATAATATTTAG